The following proteins come from a genomic window of Phnomibacter ginsenosidimutans:
- a CDS encoding carboxy terminal-processing peptidase, with protein MMNKRVWPFLVPVIALLVFVGIKSWGSGRSNEPGSKYERILTIVADLLEQGHYSPKRLDDNFSKQVFKTYLNSIDPDRTIFLKSDIDVLKQYELKIDDELKNGNMEFIPALDAIYAKRLAESATIYKSILAKPFDFTVKETVALDMEKEPFANNDAQRRENWRKRLKYMTLERYADALENRESNKNVKDFVVKADTTLERESRERVLKIWDRTYDRLKNKFTLDEKFNQYINTIAETMDPHTQFFPPIEKRAFDEAMSGEFFGIGAQLSEQDGAIKIVSVVTGSPAWKSGEIQVNDVILKVGQGAAEPVDVTGFETTDAVKLIRGQKGTEVRLTIKKTDGSVKVVSLIRDRIVQEETFARSAIVNGTHKIGYIYLPEFYANFDDPNGARCARDVANEIKKLKEANVDGIVMDLRYNGGGSLQDVIQMVGLFIEDGPVVQVKDRDGDASIYRDKDKGVLYNGPLAVMINEFSASASEIFAAAIQDYHRGIVVGTPSYGKGTVQRNIGLDRNTGFFMPASELGTLKLTLQKFYRINGGSTQLNGVTPDIIMPDNYEFTKAREKHSPNALGYDEIPKAPYSNWPAGVDIAQAKSAYQLKLQQNEAFQTIRTNAEWLSKVNEEKVNLYLPEYQQLQKQIRKTVKQNDSLQTLDKPMEVAFMDADQDRINKMDKDKSERFMNWLKGLKTDRYLFETSKVLDDIIIKGKTAAR; from the coding sequence ATGATGAACAAAAGAGTATGGCCTTTCTTGGTGCCTGTTATTGCCCTGTTGGTTTTTGTTGGAATCAAAAGCTGGGGAAGCGGCAGATCTAACGAGCCGGGCAGCAAGTATGAACGCATTCTTACCATTGTAGCAGACCTGCTGGAGCAAGGTCATTACAGCCCCAAGCGTCTCGACGATAATTTTTCGAAGCAGGTGTTTAAAACTTACCTCAACAGCATCGACCCCGACAGAACTATTTTTCTGAAAAGCGATATTGATGTGCTGAAGCAATACGAATTAAAAATTGATGATGAGTTGAAAAATGGCAACATGGAATTTATTCCTGCGTTGGATGCCATTTACGCCAAGCGTTTGGCCGAATCTGCTACCATCTACAAAAGCATTTTGGCGAAGCCATTCGACTTTACGGTAAAAGAAACGGTGGCACTGGACATGGAAAAAGAGCCTTTTGCCAACAACGATGCACAGCGCCGCGAAAACTGGCGCAAACGCTTGAAGTATATGACGCTGGAGCGTTATGCAGATGCGTTGGAAAACCGGGAGAGCAATAAGAATGTCAAAGATTTTGTAGTAAAAGCAGACACTACGCTGGAGCGGGAAAGCCGCGAAAGAGTACTGAAAATTTGGGACCGCACTTACGACCGGTTGAAAAACAAATTCACCCTGGATGAAAAGTTCAATCAGTACATCAATACGATTGCTGAAACTATGGACCCGCATACGCAGTTTTTTCCACCTATTGAAAAAAGGGCTTTTGACGAAGCCATGAGCGGTGAATTTTTTGGCATTGGTGCACAGCTGAGTGAGCAAGATGGTGCTATTAAAATAGTAAGTGTAGTAACCGGCAGCCCCGCCTGGAAAAGTGGAGAAATACAAGTAAATGATGTGATTTTGAAAGTAGGGCAGGGTGCCGCAGAACCAGTAGATGTAACTGGTTTTGAAACAACCGATGCGGTTAAACTGATTCGTGGTCAAAAGGGCACAGAAGTGCGGCTGACCATTAAAAAAACTGATGGCTCAGTCAAAGTGGTTTCACTTATCCGCGACCGCATTGTGCAGGAAGAAACTTTTGCCCGCAGTGCCATCGTAAATGGAACACACAAAATCGGGTACATCTATCTTCCGGAGTTTTACGCCAATTTCGATGATCCGAACGGTGCCCGCTGTGCACGTGACGTGGCCAACGAAATCAAAAAACTGAAAGAAGCCAATGTAGATGGCATTGTAATGGACCTGCGCTACAACGGTGGCGGTAGCCTGCAGGATGTGATTCAGATGGTGGGCCTGTTTATTGAAGACGGCCCTGTGGTACAGGTAAAAGACCGTGATGGCGATGCTAGTATTTACCGCGATAAAGATAAGGGTGTATTGTACAATGGTCCGCTGGCAGTAATGATCAATGAGTTTAGTGCATCGGCATCAGAAATATTTGCTGCGGCCATTCAAGACTATCATCGTGGTATTGTAGTGGGCACACCCAGCTATGGCAAGGGTACTGTACAGCGCAACATTGGCTTGGATCGTAACACAGGCTTTTTTATGCCCGCTTCAGAGTTGGGCACACTCAAGCTTACCCTGCAGAAATTTTACCGGATCAATGGCGGTTCTACTCAGTTGAATGGTGTTACGCCAGACATCATTATGCCAGACAACTATGAATTTACAAAGGCCAGAGAGAAGCACAGCCCCAACGCACTGGGCTATGACGAAATTCCGAAAGCGCCTTACAGCAATTGGCCGGCAGGAGTAGACATTGCGCAGGCTAAATCGGCTTATCAGCTCAAGTTGCAACAAAACGAAGCCTTCCAAACCATTCGAACCAATGCTGAGTGGTTGAGTAAAGTAAACGAAGAGAAAGTGAACCTGTACCTGCCTGAATACCAGCAGTTGCAGAAGCAAATCCGGAAAACGGTGAAGCAAAATGACAGTCTGCAAACGCTGGATAAACCAATGGAAGTAGCTTTTATGGACGCTGACCAAGACCGGATTAATAAAATGGACAAGGATAAAAGCGAACGTTTTATGAATTGGCTGAAAGGCCTGAAAACCGACCGCTATCTGTTTGAAACCTCGAAGGTTTTGGATGATATCATTATAAAAGGAAAGACAGCTGCCCGGTAA
- a CDS encoding DUF445 domain-containing protein, whose amino-acid sequence MNIWLWLIPVISAFIGWFTNWIAIKMLFHPRNPVSVLGITVQGIFPKRQQQFAQKLGKLVSEELLSFDEIANTISSPGNLEKVQPLIEKHIDHFLREKLATEMPMISMFIGDKTIGKLKAVFMEELTTLFPSLMHEYAAELKEQLDLEKIVTEKVAAFSTDKLETILLQIMSKEFKFVEILGGVLGFIIGLLQVAITVFTA is encoded by the coding sequence ATGAATATCTGGCTTTGGTTAATACCTGTCATCTCGGCGTTTATCGGTTGGTTTACCAACTGGATAGCCATCAAAATGCTTTTTCATCCCCGCAATCCGGTATCTGTGTTGGGCATTACCGTGCAGGGTATTTTTCCCAAACGGCAGCAGCAATTTGCCCAAAAACTGGGCAAGCTTGTAAGTGAAGAACTGCTCTCTTTCGACGAAATAGCCAACACCATCAGCAGCCCGGGCAACTTGGAAAAAGTACAGCCCCTCATTGAAAAGCACATCGATCATTTTTTGCGGGAAAAACTGGCCACCGAAATGCCCATGATCAGCATGTTTATTGGCGACAAAACCATTGGCAAGCTCAAAGCTGTGTTTATGGAAGAGCTGACCACGCTGTTTCCATCGCTGATGCACGAATACGCCGCCGAACTGAAAGAACAGCTGGACCTCGAAAAAATTGTAACCGAAAAAGTTGCGGCCTTTTCTACAGACAAGCTGGAAACCATTTTACTACAGATTATGTCGAAGGAATTCAAGTTTGTAGAAATACTGGGCGGGGTGCTGGGTTTCATCATTGGTTTACTGCAGGTGGCTATCACCGTTTTTACAGCCTAA
- a CDS encoding outer membrane beta-barrel family protein: MKIQLTLFLCILSSTLALAQPMGGGRMGAGMPMGAGQTGRFYGKVLDSTTGKPLDAVSVQIVSSKFDMAKKQRKDTILSGMLTPANGDFSLENVPMMGDYRIRISAIGYVTLEQKVSFLTAEMQQKLMQAFASMNQAPAKADSGKAKPAQQAPNMMEVLRKALGGDMSQLASLADKDLGNFLLKPDAKVLENVTVTGNRPMMQMGIDRKIFNVDKSLAASGSSAVDIMRQIPSVNVDIDGNVSVRNAAPTLFIDGRPTTLSLDQIPADDIQSVELITNPSAKYDASGGMAAILNVVLKKNKKTGYNGSLRAGMDSRFRPNLGGDINVRQQKVNIFASGNFSARKSLGWSDIATNYTPTSNLPAYAIAQDVNSTNRGFFAFGRAGADFFIDNRNTLTLSTNLVRGSFDNEEFNYIKYDTLFTPPTSSLTRRLTESDRSFRNFGTSLSFKHLFAKPGHEWTADVNFNNMNSDGTSNFNNQLMDANNNPKGNPALQRTQSGTTSTFVVAQTDYTNKLSNNVKFESGLRAQLRNFSADNNNFIYNYNTNGFVLVPAVSNDYEFTDRVFAAYASFTGKLGKEGKLGYNFGLRAESSNYDGKLVSLDSSFNVDFPISLFPSAFLSYKVTDRSDIQFNYTRRINRPNFFQLMPFIDFTDPLNLSVGNPGLSPEFTNSLEANFSQQFNNNHTLLVSTYFKYTSGLLTRFQYKDLNQISKDSAIYNTWINANNSTTYGLELTSNNKFSKKFEMTTNLNFYNATINSENIKSDLNNSQTSFFGKLTMTQRLGKTNQWTLQLNADYQSKTVLPAGGGRGGGMMGGGPMGGGMMAAGSNGFVNPNYGADFSIRRDIIKNKNGQGYAGSLTLSMNDIFRTRIYDVTTSSDFFLQNLSRRRDPQVLRLQFNWRFGKLDASLFKRKNMKGEMEGMSEGMNMQ; this comes from the coding sequence ATGAAAATTCAATTAACACTCTTTCTCTGCATTTTAAGTAGCACTTTGGCCCTGGCGCAACCAATGGGTGGCGGCCGTATGGGTGCAGGCATGCCCATGGGTGCCGGCCAAACCGGTCGTTTTTACGGCAAAGTACTCGACAGCACCACCGGCAAACCACTCGATGCCGTATCTGTACAAATTGTGAGCAGCAAGTTTGACATGGCCAAAAAGCAACGCAAAGACACCATTCTTTCTGGCATGCTCACTCCCGCCAACGGCGATTTTTCGTTGGAAAACGTGCCCATGATGGGCGACTACCGCATTCGTATTTCTGCCATTGGCTACGTGACGCTGGAGCAGAAGGTTTCTTTTTTGACGGCAGAAATGCAGCAGAAACTGATGCAGGCTTTTGCCAGCATGAATCAGGCGCCTGCTAAAGCCGACTCTGGAAAAGCCAAGCCAGCACAGCAAGCCCCCAACATGATGGAGGTGCTGCGTAAAGCCTTGGGTGGCGATATGAGCCAACTTGCCAGCCTCGCCGATAAAGACCTCGGCAACTTTTTGCTGAAACCCGATGCTAAAGTGCTGGAAAATGTAACCGTTACCGGCAACCGCCCCATGATGCAAATGGGCATCGACCGGAAAATATTCAACGTTGATAAAAGTTTGGCAGCATCAGGTTCATCTGCTGTTGATATCATGCGTCAAATTCCTTCGGTAAATGTGGATATAGACGGTAATGTTTCGGTTCGCAATGCGGCCCCCACTTTGTTTATCGATGGTCGTCCTACTACCCTTTCTCTGGATCAAATTCCGGCCGACGATATTCAAAGCGTAGAACTCATCACAAACCCATCGGCCAAGTATGACGCCTCTGGTGGCATGGCTGCCATTTTGAATGTGGTGTTGAAAAAGAATAAAAAGACAGGCTACAATGGTTCTTTGAGGGCCGGTATGGATAGTCGTTTTCGGCCCAACCTTGGTGGCGATATCAACGTACGCCAGCAGAAGGTTAACATTTTTGCATCTGGCAACTTTAGTGCCCGCAAAAGCCTTGGCTGGAGCGACATTGCAACAAATTATACACCCACCAGCAACCTGCCGGCTTACGCTATTGCGCAGGATGTAAACAGTACCAACCGTGGCTTCTTTGCTTTTGGCCGTGCCGGTGCCGACTTCTTTATTGACAACAGAAATACACTGACACTTTCTACCAATCTGGTACGGGGTAGCTTCGACAATGAAGAATTCAACTACATCAAATACGACACGCTGTTTACGCCCCCCACTTCTTCGCTCACCCGTCGCCTTACCGAAAGCGACCGCAGCTTCCGGAACTTTGGTACTTCGCTGAGCTTCAAACACCTCTTTGCCAAGCCTGGACATGAGTGGACCGCCGATGTAAACTTCAACAACATGAACAGTGATGGCACATCTAACTTCAACAATCAGTTGATGGATGCCAACAATAACCCCAAGGGCAACCCTGCCCTGCAACGTACACAAAGTGGTACCACCAGCACCTTTGTTGTAGCCCAAACGGATTATACCAATAAGCTTTCGAACAATGTAAAGTTTGAATCGGGCCTTCGGGCACAGCTGCGCAATTTTAGTGCAGATAACAACAACTTCATTTACAACTACAACACAAATGGATTTGTGCTGGTGCCTGCCGTAAGCAACGACTACGAATTTACTGACCGTGTATTTGCGGCCTATGCATCTTTCACCGGCAAGTTGGGTAAAGAAGGCAAACTCGGTTACAACTTTGGCCTTCGTGCAGAAAGCAGCAACTACGATGGCAAGCTGGTATCACTGGATTCCAGCTTCAATGTCGATTTCCCGATTTCGCTTTTCCCCTCTGCCTTTTTGAGCTATAAAGTCACTGACCGCAGCGACATACAGTTCAACTACACCCGCCGTATCAACCGTCCAAACTTCTTTCAGTTGATGCCCTTCATCGACTTTACAGATCCGCTGAACCTGAGTGTAGGCAACCCCGGCTTGTCGCCTGAATTTACCAATAGCCTTGAAGCCAACTTCAGTCAGCAGTTCAACAACAACCATACATTGCTGGTGTCTACTTACTTCAAGTATACCTCTGGTTTGCTCACCCGTTTTCAGTACAAAGATTTGAACCAGATAAGCAAAGACAGTGCTATTTACAATACCTGGATTAACGCCAACAATTCAACCACCTATGGGTTAGAATTGACCAGCAACAACAAGTTCAGTAAGAAATTTGAAATGACCACGAACCTGAACTTTTACAATGCTACTATCAACAGCGAAAACATCAAGAGTGACTTGAACAACAGCCAAACCAGTTTTTTTGGTAAGCTTACCATGACACAGCGATTGGGTAAAACCAACCAGTGGACACTGCAACTGAATGCCGACTACCAAAGCAAAACCGTACTGCCAGCAGGCGGTGGCCGCGGTGGTGGTATGATGGGTGGCGGCCCCATGGGTGGTGGCATGATGGCTGCAGGTAGCAACGGTTTTGTAAATCCGAACTACGGTGCAGACTTCAGCATTCGCCGCGACATCATTAAAAACAAAAACGGACAAGGGTATGCCGGCTCACTCACCCTGAGCATGAATGACATTTTCCGTACCCGCATTTATGATGTTACAACCAGCAGCGATTTCTTCCTGCAAAACCTCAGCCGTCGTCGCGACCCGCAGGTATTGCGCCTGCAGTTCAACTGGCGTTTTGGCAAGCTTGATGCCAGCCTCTTCAAACGCAAAAACATGAAAGGCGAAA